In Nicotiana tabacum cultivar K326 chromosome 19, ASM71507v2, whole genome shotgun sequence, one DNA window encodes the following:
- the LOC107813537 gene encoding non-specific lipid-transfer protein 1-like, which translates to MKGIIIAIAVLAMIQLMFEPGQALTCGQVDASLAPCIPYLTQGGDPSSACCSGVKSLKELAQTTADKRTACNCVKAAANRYANLKDDAAQALPTKCGVTMDTPVSRTVNCDIIN; encoded by the exons ATGAAGGGAATCATCATTGCCATTGCAGTGTTGGCCATGATTCAGCTCATGTTTGAGCCAGGACAAGCTCTTACCTGTGGTCAAGTGGACGCTTCTTTAGCACCATGTATCCCTTACCTTACTCAGGGCGGTGATCCAAGTTCAGCTTGCTGCAGTGGGGTGAAAAGCCTAAAAGAATTGGCTCAAACCACAGCTGACAAAAGGACAGCTTGCAATTGTGTCAAGGCTGCTGCTAATAGGTACGCGAACCTTAAAGACGATGCAGCTCAAGCTCTTCCCACCAAGTGTGGTGTCACTATGGATACCCCTGTCTCCAGAACTGTTAACTGTGATAT CATCAATTAA
- the LOC107813535 gene encoding non-specific lipid-transfer protein 1-like, with product MPSTIPVHRENQEKKTSNPRTSSFQQKANMKGIIISAIAVLAMIQFMVEPGQALTCGQVDASLAPCIPYLTQGGDPSAACCIGVTALKGMAQNTADKRAACNCVKAAANRYANLKEDAAQALPNKCGVTLDITVSKSVNCDMIN from the exons ATGCCTTCAACTATACCAGTCCACAGGGAGAACCAAGAAAAGAAAACTAGTAATCCAAGAACTTCAAGTTTTCAACAGAAAGCGAATATGAAGGGAATCATCATTTCAGCAATTGCAGTGTTGGCCATGATTCAGTTCATGGTTGAGCCAGGACAGGCTCTTACTTGTGGTCAAGTGGATGCTTCTTTAGCACCATGTATCCCTTACCTTACTCAGGGTGGTGATCCAAGTGCAGCTTGCTGTATTGGTGTGACGGCATTGAAAGGTATGGCTCAAAACACTGCTGACAAGAGGGCCGCATGTAATTGTGTCAAGGCTGCTGCAAACCGGTATGCAAACTTGAAGGAAGATGCTGCCCAGGCTCTCCCTAACAAGTGTGGTGTAACACTGGACATTACTGTCTCTAAGAGCGTCAACTGTGACAT GATCAACTGA
- the LOC107813534 gene encoding non-specific lipid-transfer protein 1-like, which produces MKGIIISVITVLVMIQLMVEPGQALTCGQVDASLAPCVPYLTQGGEPGTACCNGVKDLKVMAQSIADRRTACNCVKAAANRYANLKDDAAQALPSKCGVTMDIPVSRTINCDIIN; this is translated from the exons ATGAAGGGTATCATCATTTCAGTGATTACAGTGTTAGTCATGATTCAGCTCATGGTTGAGCCAGGACAGGCTCTTACCTGTGGTCAAGTGGATGCTTCTTTAGCACCTTGTGTCCCTTACCTTACTCAGGGTGGCGAACCTGGAACTGCGTGTTGTAACGGAGTGAAAGACTTGAAAGTTATGGCTCAATCTATAGCTGATAGAAGGACAGCCTGCAATTGTGTCAAGGCTGCTGCCAACCGATATGCAAATCTGAAGGATGATGCTGCTCAGGCTCTCCCTAGCAAATGTGGTGTTACAATGGATATTCCCGTCTCTCGTACTATCAACTGTGACAT AATCAACTGA
- the LOC107813536 gene encoding non-specific lipid-transfer protein 1-like has product MKGIIISAIAVLAMIQFMVEPGQALTCGQVDASLAPCIPYLTQGGNPGAACCNGVNALKGMAQNTADKRAACNCVKAAANKYANLKEDAAQALPSKCGVTLDITVSKSVNCDMIN; this is encoded by the exons ATGAAGGGAATCATTATTTCAGCAATTGCAGTGTTGGCCATGATTCAGTTCATGGTTGAGCCAGGACAGGCTCTTACTTGTGGTCAAGTAGATGCTTCTTTAGCACCATGTATCCCTTACCTTACTCAGGGCGGCAATCCAGGAGCAGCTTGCTGTAATGGCGTGAATGCATTGAAAGGTATGGCTCAAAACACCGCTGACAAGAGGGCGGCATGTAATTGTGTCAAGGCTGCTGCCAACAAATATGCAAACTTGAAGGAAGACGCTGCCCAGGCTCTCCCTAGCAAGTGTGGTGTAACATTGGACATTACTGTTTCTAAAAGCGTCAACTGTGACAT GATCAACTGA